One Gossypium raimondii isolate GPD5lz chromosome 3, ASM2569854v1, whole genome shotgun sequence genomic window carries:
- the LOC105794431 gene encoding protein MALE DISCOVERER 1 — MNGLWGFELLKLKMMVVMLLMLVLSLFEQNMSFSSPLNSEGLALLRFKQRVVSDPFGALSNWKEIDGEIDPCSWFGVECSDEKVVILNLKDLCLVGNLGPEFGKLENLKSIILRNNSFSRSIP; from the exons ATGAATGGACTCTGGGGATTCGAGCTGTTGAAGCTCAAGATGATGGTGGTCATGCTGTTAATGCTGGTTTTATCATTGTTTGAGCAGAATATGAGCTTCTCCTCGCCGTTGAACAGTGAAG GTTTGGCTTTGTTGAGGTTCAAACAGAGAGTGGTAAGTGACCCCTTTGGTGCTTTATCGAACTGGAAGGAAATTGATGGAGAGATTGATCCGTGTTCTTGGTTCGGGGTCGAATGCTCTGATGAAAAAGTTGTAATTTT AAATTTGAAAGATCTTTGCCTTGTTGGGAACCTGGGACCTGAATTTGGGAAGCTGGAGAATTTAAAATCTAT TATATTGCGCAACAACTCTTTCTCTAGAAGCATTCCTTAA